One window of Tepidanaerobacter acetatoxydans Re1 genomic DNA carries:
- a CDS encoding flavodoxin family protein, with amino-acid sequence MNILVLNGSPKGEQSNTLKITKAFLKGLCSKQRHNIDIVEIKTKNIEPCRGCFTCWTKTPGRCVIKDDMEELIKQYIKADLIIWSFPLYYFGMPSKIKAFLDRMLPTNLPYMSINEDGTTGHPPRYDLSHQCYVLISTCGFYTVKNNYDALFRQFEIIFGDKLTKIICPEGELFSVPQLDGKTSEYLYYAEQAGREFAETGKFSELTQNKLNELILPTKVFVEAADASWQINEPAKNSNQDDKSYNFMRQMAAVYNPQSYVKDAVIEFYFADINKTYQLWLEKEKCILKTDDFMPYTTRIETTFDLWHKISEGKANGAAVMMKKQCRVLGDFNTMLRMDDYFGTKKSIPEAEPKTNMNILLIQWIILWVLLPINKTWAGIAGVIICSIVPILTYKFKLTIYDKISIVMVSALSVLALLNISLKLIVCLSYLLFGLMWILSCLAKIPLTAYYSSNDYNGDEAFANPLFIKTNKILTLAWGILYLIIAIYSYFLMSSAVAKYIGLINLLAPLLMGLFTAWFAKWYPARIARG; translated from the coding sequence TACCTGTTGGACAAAAACGCCGGGTAGATGTGTCATTAAAGATGACATGGAAGAGCTTATTAAGCAATATATCAAAGCAGATCTTATCATATGGAGTTTTCCGCTCTATTATTTTGGTATGCCGTCAAAAATCAAGGCTTTTCTTGACCGCATGCTGCCGACAAATTTACCATATATGAGCATAAACGAAGACGGGACAACGGGCCACCCTCCACGTTATGATTTATCACATCAATGCTATGTTCTTATTTCAACTTGCGGATTTTATACTGTAAAAAATAACTATGACGCACTTTTTCGCCAATTTGAGATTATATTCGGGGATAAACTGACGAAAATAATCTGTCCTGAAGGAGAACTTTTTTCTGTGCCTCAGCTTGACGGTAAAACTTCTGAATATTTATATTATGCAGAACAAGCAGGCAGAGAATTTGCAGAAACAGGGAAGTTTTCTGAGCTCACGCAAAATAAGTTAAATGAACTCATATTGCCGACGAAAGTATTTGTTGAAGCAGCAGATGCCAGCTGGCAGATTAATGAGCCTGCTAAAAACAGTAACCAAGATGATAAATCTTATAACTTTATGCGGCAAATGGCTGCAGTATACAACCCGCAAAGTTATGTAAAAGATGCCGTGATTGAATTTTATTTTGCCGACATTAATAAAACATATCAGCTATGGCTCGAAAAAGAAAAGTGCATCCTGAAAACTGATGATTTTATGCCATATACTACACGAATTGAAACAACATTTGATTTATGGCATAAAATTTCAGAGGGAAAAGCAAACGGTGCAGCGGTCATGATGAAAAAACAGTGCAGAGTCTTAGGCGACTTTAATACAATGCTCAGAATGGATGATTATTTTGGCACAAAAAAATCTATTCCTGAGGCTGAACCTAAAACCAATATGAATATCCTTTTAATTCAATGGATAATCTTATGGGTATTACTGCCGATAAATAAAACATGGGCGGGTATTGCAGGGGTTATAATATGCTCGATTGTGCCGATTTTAACATACAAATTCAAACTGACAATATACGACAAAATAAGTATTGTAATGGTTTCTGCTTTAAGTGTTTTAGCATTGCTTAACATAAGTTTAAAACTTATAGTTTGTTTATCCTACCTGCTGTTCGGGTTAATGTGGATTTTATCGTGCCTTGCCAAAATTCCGCTGACAGCCTACTATTCAAGTAATGATTATAATGGCGACGAAGCGTTTGCTAATCCGCTGTTTATAAAAACAAACAAGATTCTAACCTTAGCTTGGGGTATATTATATCTAATTATTGCCATATACTCATATTTCTTAATGAGCAGTGCCGTGGCAAAATACATAGGACTAATCAATTTGCTCGCCCCCTTATTAATGGGGCTTTTTACAGCATGGTTTGCCAAATGGTATCCTGCAAGAATTGCAAGGGGGTAG
- a CDS encoding EFR1 family ferrodoxin (N-terminal region resembles flavodoxins. C-terminal ferrodoxin region binds two 4Fe-4S clusters.), which translates to MIGIYFSGTGNTKYCIEKFISIYDKKISAIPLEEAELAINEISSHDSLIIAYPIYYSNLPKTVRDFIIDNSHIWNGKKIFIIATMSLFSGDGAGVSARILKKYGATITGGLHIKMPDCICDVKALKRSLMQNTKLVERANNKLDIAAQKLRNGKPTQEGLSFFSHLAGLFGQRLWFFNKTRSYSDKLKIDKELCVRCGNCVMVCPMNNLSMPYEEPTVSNRCTMCYRCINQCPQKAITLLGKKVITQYTVEDFLKK; encoded by the coding sequence ATGATTGGTATATATTTTAGCGGTACGGGAAATACAAAATATTGTATAGAAAAATTTATATCCATCTATGATAAGAAAATTTCAGCAATCCCTTTAGAAGAAGCGGAGTTAGCTATAAATGAAATTTCAAGCCATGATAGCCTTATAATAGCTTATCCCATATATTACAGTAATCTGCCCAAGACAGTTCGAGACTTTATAATAGACAACTCTCATATTTGGAATGGGAAAAAGATATTTATAATAGCTACAATGTCGCTTTTCAGTGGTGATGGAGCCGGCGTATCAGCAAGAATTTTGAAAAAGTATGGAGCAACTATCACAGGTGGATTACATATAAAAATGCCTGACTGTATATGTGATGTAAAAGCGCTAAAACGTTCTTTAATGCAAAATACGAAACTAGTCGAAAGAGCTAATAATAAACTGGATATTGCTGCCCAGAAGTTGCGAAATGGCAAACCAACTCAGGAAGGATTGAGTTTTTTCTCTCATTTAGCTGGACTTTTTGGTCAGCGACTCTGGTTTTTCAATAAAACCAGAAGTTATTCTGACAAACTAAAAATTGATAAAGAACTTTGTGTTAGATGTGGTAATTGTGTAATGGTATGTCCTATGAATAATTTATCTATGCCTTACGAGGAACCGACTGTAAGCAATAGATGCACGATGTGTTATCGCTGCATTAACCAATGTCCGCAAAAAGCAATAACTCTTTTAGGTAAGAAAGTAATTACCCAATATACGGTTGAAGATTTTCTAAAAAAATAG